A region of the Cyanobium usitatum str. Tous genome:
GACGCGAGCGCTGTTGGTGAGTGGCTTGGTGGCCAGAACGGGCAAGGGCACAGGGGTGAAAAATCCTCAAGGCGAGCAACGTATAAGTTTTTTCAAGCGCTCTTTAAAAGATTCGCTTGATTATCAGACAACTTGACAATCCGCAACATCGCGCAATTAATGGCAGCCGGCCTGGCCCCCTGCTGCAGTTGGCTCATTGCCTGGTAGGCCGGGCTGCTGTTGTAGCCACATGAAAGTGGCCCGATCCCGGGCAGTGAGCTGCAGCACTGGGTTCGCTCCAGGCACGGCCGCCATGGCGTCTTGGGGCCGATCACTGTGCCCCCACATCCCGAAGGCGTGGCCGAGCTCGTGTAGGGCCGTGGCCTGGATGGCGTCCGGTCGCTGCCCAGGGCTGATGCTCACCACAACCCGCGGCTCGATTTTTGGCGGGTCGCCGGGCTTATTCGTCGCCAGAGCTAGCTCGGCGCGGCCATGGCTGGCCCGGCCCCGCTGCAGAGGTGGCCGGCGCCTCAATATCTGTACTTGGGCCGATTCCCTG
Encoded here:
- a CDS encoding peptidase, which gives rise to MLRMICGLVLALGLFPARGLAAEAAAGDYRQRLVPTPHGWPKRQSWCVWIDPTAASGPAARWDQLWLQAVEAALASWAELVTIHRSESRESAQVQILRRRPPLQRGRASHGRAELALATNKPGDPPKIEPRVVVSISPGQRPDAIQATALHELGHAFGMWGHSDRPQDAMAAVPGANPVLQLTARDRATFMWLQQQPGLPGNEPTAAGGQAGCH